A genome region from Drosophila simulans strain w501 chromosome 2R, Prin_Dsim_3.1, whole genome shotgun sequence includes the following:
- the LOC6734702 gene encoding polynucleotide 5'-hydroxyl-kinase NOL9, with the protein MLDEHILKEMQLSFQLTEQRELASGRRKPENPQHRPAAPKKKVISKVASKPAKILEAMIQKTQMESPKKSKKNKTAGTKRPLSNNVSKPDSFPSQKRLKKDDTLPKKNPLNKSSNVAAKKSAAKSKSAKLPPIPKVQRRESVPKKTKVKTSNNTKKASLPKKQKVNGAKSSIKVVQNGKIVEIMAKPELSDTEMNSLDDWSEEDDYLIESDSENDVVEEIDETFLKHPKIFKAKGKGPEYKVSDILPPFEHEEYQGLLLNGDGSGTVRKIEVFKNAQEETDSDEEDPKIFKAKGKGPVFKVSDILPPFEHEEYQGLLLNGDGSGTVRKIEVFKRAQEETDSDEEDIDYEPRDSDDFGSEEFDSEVSDSEDTTSADYDSDGDFYSEDSDMEDVSDSDSEEYGSDFFDSDDLDSTYEPPDIEGFFDDPQPVGMQREPLIIEEIFDDPPVEKKQELIKQSSAVVTVVGHSFSEPSEKESEAAIENEENAEVSLPEVITPEKENDLKLSDAPFYRNPQANPTELSVFENSLKSNHVLAVIKEDLEVYGTLVLTLLCGQISVNGYKARRQEAITIYSPKGLNWVSISPTKTKKPLKDEVDWEVLNKNFTRAQLDRIKTSFQRQTNAIVLLHRNASAQQLVDTFGKHMAQNVFPLVNSSNRPFSQSETLLHCLIQASDQKRTLQVPQVWNKLKMHATSRIMVAGGKGVGKSSLLRYLINRNLAQFPSMLLIDLDIGQPEIFVPQTISCTVIDGPLLGPGFLYNRQPEHAIVVGHTNIVLCAEQYARAVIQLVQNIQNDAKYSNIPWLINTMGYNKGFGMELMALLVDRIRPTDLVQIASPIPINNFDTALDQSSLSQIKPIIYCAEEFKIKEIPKYTLHKLLSAVPAKEKGTWSLSAKDMRYSNLLARLSSCLTGNAKSLTDCEPLGVSLESLQILHPTSKSYSHEELIRGMEANVVYLCHHGEGLAQCLGIGVVRAIDYERKELYLVPAMPLQKMSLVDCLILGGEQVLPQGFLRDQGQGVSSSVPFVFILDDSKSSKSIQQIYHRAPAFLGVPANQRN; encoded by the exons ATGCTAGACGAACATATTCTGAAAGAAATGCAGCTGAGCTTCCAGCTCACCGAACAGCGAGAACTCGCCTCTGGCCGCCGTAAACCGGAAAACCCACAGCACCGACCTGCTGCTCCAAAGAAAAAAGTTATTTCAAAGGTGGCCAGCAAACCTGCAAAGATTTTGGAAGCAATGATTCAAAAAACCCAGATGGAGTCGCCCAAAAAATCCAAGAAAAATAAGACAGCCGGCACAAAGCGGCCTCTTTCCAATAATGTGTCGAAGCCAGACAGTTTTCCATCCCAGAAGAGGCTTAAAAAGGATGATACCCTACCTAAAAAGAATCCTTTAAATAAATCCTCAAATGTTGCAGCTAAAAAATCTGctgcaaaaagcaaaagtgctAAGCTTCCTCCTATTCCCAAGGTTCAAAGGAGAG aaTCAGTTCCTAAGAAAACCAAAGTTAAGACGtcaaataacacaaaaaaagcaaGTTTACCTAAGAAACAAAAGGTAAATGGAGCCAAGAGCTCAATAAAGGTTgtacaaaatggtaaaataGTCGAGATAATGGCCAAACCGGAATTAAGTGACACTGAAATGAATTCATTAGATGATTGGAGTGAAGAAGAcgattatttaattgaaagtg ACTCTGAAAACGATGTAGTTGAAGAAATAGACGAGACATTTCTTAAACACCCGAAGATTTTTAAGGCCAAAGGCAAAGGCCCCGAATACAAAGTATCAGATATTCTTCCTCCTTTTGAACATGAAGAATACCAAGGTCTGTTGTTGAATGGCGATGGCAGCGGAACAGTTCGAAAGATTGAGGTTTTTAAGAATGCACAGGAAGAAACTGACAGCGACGAAGAGGACCCGAAGATTTTTAAGGCCAAAGGCAAAGGCCCCGTATTCAAAGTATCTGATATTCTTCCTCCTTTTGAACATGAAGAATACCAAGGTCTTTTGTTGAATGGCGATGGCAGTGGAACAGTTCGAAAGATTGAGGTATTTAAGAGAGCACAGGAAGAAACTGACAGCGACGAAGAGGACATTGATTATGAGCCACGAGATAGCGATGACTTTGGATCTGAGGAATTTGACAGCGAAGTGTCTGACAGTGAAGACACAACCAGCGCAGACTATGATAGTGATGGAGATTTCTACAGTGAAGATAGCGATATGGAGGATGTTAGTGACAGCGATAGTGAAGAATACGGAAGCGATTTCTTCGACAGCGACGACCTCGATTCAACTTATGAGCCACCTGATATTGAGGGATTCTTTGATGATCCTCAACCTGTCGGTATGCAAAGAGAGCCGCTTATTATAGAGGAAATCTTCGACGATCCCCCTGTGGAAAAAAAGCAAGAACTTATAAAACAGTCAAGTGCAGTGGTGACTGTTGTAGGTCACTCATTCAGTGAGCCGTCAGAGAAGGAGTCTGAAGctgcaattgaaaatgaaGAGAATGCCGAGGTATCACTGCCTGAAGTTATAACACccgaaaaggaaaatgatCTCAAACTAAGCGATGCCCCGTTTTACAGAAATCCGCAAGCAAATCCCACTGAGCTTAGCGTCTTTGAGAACAGTCTGAAGAGCAATCATGTGCTGGCCGTGATTAAGGAGGACCTCGAAGTTTATGGCACACTAGTGCTGACTCTACTCTGCGGTCAAATATCAGTAAATGGTTACAAAGCACGCAGGCAGGAAGCTATTACCATTTATTCTCCTAAAGGCCTTAATTGGGTATCTATTTCGCCAACCAAGACTAAAAAACCTCTAAAAGATGAGGTGGATTGGGAAGTACTCAACAAGAACTTCACACGCGCCCAGCTAGACAGGATTAAGACCAGCTTTCAGCGTCAGACGAATGCAATAGTACTGCTTCACCGAAACGCAAGTGCACAGCAGCTCGTCGACACCTTTGGCAAGCACATGGCGCAAAATGTGTTCCCACTGGTCAATTCTTCCAATCGACCATTTAGCCAAAGTGAAACCCTGTTGCACTGTCTGATTCAAGCGAGCGATCAAAAGCGGACTCTGCAAGTTCCGCAGGTTTGGAATAAGTTAAAGATGCATGCAACGAGCCGGATAATGGTAGCCGGTGGTAAGGGCGTCGGAAAGTCTAGTTTATTGCGTTACCTCATCAACCGAAATCTGGCTCAGTTCCCATCCATGCTGCTCATCGACCTGGACATTGGTCAACCGGAAATATTTGTTCCACAGACTATTTCTTGCACCGTAATTGATGGGCCCCTTCTGGGACCGGGCTTCCTGTACAACAGGCAGCCGGAACATGCCATTGTCGTGGGCCACACCAACATTGTCTTGTGCGCAGAGCAGTATGCCCGAGCAGTTATTCAGCTAGTCCAAAACATTCAGAACGATGCCAAGTATTCAAATATTCCTTGGCTGATAAATACGATGGGCTATAACAAGGGCTTTGGTATGGAATTGATGGCTCTGCTGGTGGATCGCATTCGTCCCACGGATCTTGTACAGATTGCCAGTCCAATTCCAATCAATAACTTTGATACTGCCCTCGACCAGAGCAGTCTGTCGCAGATAAAACCAATAATATACTGTGCGGAGGAGTTCAAGATCAAGGAAATACCAAAATACACGCTCCATAAGCTGCTCAGTGCAGTGCCtgcaaaggaaaaaggaacTTGGAGTCTCAGCGCAAAGGACATGCGATACTCCAACCTTCTGGCACGTCTCAGTTCATGCCTGACTGGAAATGCCAAATCTCTCACAGACTGCGAGCCGTTGGGAGTGTCTTTGGAATCCCTGCAGATACTGCATCCCACCAGCAAGAGTTACTCGCACGAGGAACTGATTCGAGGCATGGAGGCTAATGTAGTATATCTGTGCCATCACGGGGAAGGTCTGGCCCAATGTTTGGGAATAG GTGTGGTTCGCGCCATCGACTACGAGCGCAAGGAGTTATACCTGGTGCCAGCAATGCCGCTACAAAAGATGTCCCTGGTGGATTGTCTTATCCTCGGCGGAGAACAGGTCCTGCCGCAAGGCTTCCTCCGGGATCAGGGCCAAGGTGTGTCCAGCAGTGTGCCCTTCGTGTTCATACTTGACGATTCGAAATCTTCGAAGAGTATCCAGCAGATCTACCATCGAGCGCCAGCCTTTCTGGGAGTACCAGCTAATCAACGCAACTAA
- the LOC6734703 gene encoding ras-like GTP-binding protein Rho1: MTTIRKKLVIVGDGACGKTCLLIVFSKDQFPEVYVPTVFENYVADIEVDGKQVELALWDTAGQEDYDRLRPLSYPDTDVILMCFSVDSPDSLENIPEKWTPEVKHFCPNVPIILVGNKKDLRNDPNTIRDLAKMKQEPVKPQEGRAMAEKINAFAYLECSAKSKEGVRDVFETATRAALQVKKRKKTRCLLL; this comes from the exons ATGACGACGATTCGCAAGAAATTGGTAATTGTCGGCGACGGTGCCTGCGGTAAAACTTGCCTTCTGATTGTCTTCAGCAAAGATCAGTTCCCCGAGGTCTATGTGCCCACCGTATTCGAGAATTATGTGGCCGACATCGAGGTGGATGGCAAACAG GTGGAGCTGGCCTTGTGGGATACGGCCGGGCAGGAGGACTACGACAGACTACGACCGCTGAGCTATCCCGACACTGACGTCATACTGATGTGTTTCTCAGTGGATTCACCCGATTCGCTAGAAAATATTCCTGAAAAATGGACCCCAGAG GTCAAACACTTTTGTCCAAATGTTCCAATCATTTTGGTAGGAAATAAGAAAGATTTGCGAAATGATCCCAACACAATTCGG GATCTAGCAAAAATGAAGCAGGAGCCGGTGAAGCCGCAGGAGGGTCGCGCCATGGCCGAGAAGATTAATGCCTTTGCCTATTTGGAGTGTTCGGCTAAGTCCAAGGAGGGTGTGCGAGATGTTTTCGAGACGGCAACTAGGGCCGCGCTGCAAGTCAAAAAGAGGAAGAAGACCAGATGCCTTTTGCTCTAA
- the LOC27207224 gene encoding 39S ribosomal protein L34, mitochondrial: protein MLQGMLQRTCLAVVSTAQTLIVRDKHAFNRAVLKPKVRCHFPKPMEVKRINVHGWEARMSTPEGRRVLMNRILKGRHNLSH, encoded by the exons ATGCTGCAGGGAATGCTCCAAAG GACCTGCCTGGCGGTTGTCAGCACCGCACAAACTCTAATCGTGCGGGATAAGCACGCTTTCAATCGGGCGGTGCTGAAACCGAAAGTACGCTGCCATTTTCCGAAACCCATGGAGGTGAAGAGAATCAATGTCCACGGCTGGGAAGCGAGGATGTCGACGCCCGAGGGACGACGAGTGCTGATGAACCGGATCCTCAAAGGACGCCACAATTTGTCGCACTAG